In Paenibacillus guangzhouensis, a single window of DNA contains:
- the tilS gene encoding tRNA lysidine(34) synthetase TilS produces MTKLYALAGQVEQAVREHQLWTPGSTIVVAVSGGPDSVALLHVLHMLATHERHRLRLIVAHANHGFRQASVAEAEIVKRIASDLGVPCEVANLEMPAYIERTGMNSQAAAREQRYAFLHATAAKYNATHIATAHHADDQAETVMMRLIRGSGAAGLAGMAISRSEKNVELIRPFLRIYKTDLVDFCEESGLQYVTDESNDSRKYVRNQIRLDVLPFLGQYNEQIAKALNRTADLLRADSDYLEQEASVQLTAILKQTKGGYQLDRAGFVSTHVALQRRFIKLILSYLAQKTDTESDSFDYEKIEAIRQGILQALPTTWMLDISERIQCVRSYDQIEFIHRLDSEGPVSYEYRIERGHGEQWIADHSGLLSWDEIDYDSESDRAKPQHRFIAFFDADCIPFPLIVRNRQPGDRMRILGLNGSKKVQDIFIDEKIAPMLRDTWPVLTDATGQLLWIPGVRRSAHATVQEQTKRLIRIELCKQEG; encoded by the coding sequence ATGACGAAGCTATACGCCCTTGCGGGGCAAGTCGAGCAAGCGGTGAGGGAGCATCAGCTATGGACTCCTGGCAGCACAATCGTGGTCGCTGTGTCGGGCGGACCGGACTCGGTTGCGCTGCTGCATGTTCTACATATGCTGGCTACCCATGAGCGGCATCGACTTCGGTTGATTGTCGCTCATGCGAATCATGGATTCCGGCAAGCGTCGGTTGCCGAAGCGGAGATTGTGAAGCGAATCGCTTCGGATCTCGGGGTTCCTTGTGAAGTCGCGAATCTAGAGATGCCCGCATATATCGAACGGACAGGGATGAACAGTCAGGCGGCAGCGCGAGAGCAGCGCTATGCCTTTTTGCATGCGACAGCAGCCAAGTATAATGCTACGCATATTGCTACTGCACATCACGCAGATGACCAAGCCGAGACCGTGATGATGCGTCTTATCCGTGGATCAGGTGCAGCGGGACTTGCGGGCATGGCGATTTCAAGATCTGAAAAAAATGTGGAACTTATTCGCCCATTCCTACGTATATACAAAACAGATTTAGTGGACTTTTGTGAAGAAAGTGGCTTACAATATGTAACTGACGAGAGTAATGACTCCCGCAAATATGTAAGGAATCAGATTCGGTTGGATGTGTTGCCATTTTTGGGGCAATATAATGAGCAGATTGCAAAGGCATTGAACCGAACCGCAGACTTACTTCGTGCCGATAGTGATTATTTGGAGCAGGAAGCATCCGTCCAATTAACCGCGATTCTGAAGCAAACGAAGGGTGGATATCAGCTTGACCGCGCTGGTTTCGTGAGCACACATGTTGCTTTACAACGAAGATTTATTAAACTAATATTAAGTTATCTTGCACAAAAAACGGATACAGAATCCGATTCCTTCGATTATGAGAAGATTGAAGCGATAAGGCAGGGCATTCTTCAAGCACTGCCTACGACGTGGATGCTCGATATTTCGGAGCGAATCCAGTGCGTTCGGTCCTACGATCAGATCGAATTTATACATAGACTTGATTCTGAAGGACCTGTATCGTATGAATATCGAATAGAACGGGGGCACGGGGAACAGTGGATTGCTGATCATTCAGGGCTGTTGAGCTGGGATGAAATCGACTACGATTCGGAATCCGATCGAGCGAAGCCGCAGCATCGTTTTATTGCTTTTTTTGATGCGGACTGCATACCGTTTCCGCTCATCGTGCGGAATCGCCAACCTGGTGATCGAATGCGAATCCTTGGATTAAATGGGTCCAAAAAAGTACAAGATATTTTCATTGATGAGAAGATTGCACCGATGCTTCGTGACACATGGCCTGTATTAACGGACGCCACAGGTCAACTGCTGTGGATTCCAGGCGTTCGCCGTTCAGCACACGCAACGGTTCAGGAGCAGACGAAGCGGCTTATTCGAATCGAGCTATGCAAGCAGGAAGGGTAG
- a CDS encoding serine/threonine protein kinase, producing the protein MTTSFNAGSSLAPGTWIEGKWHHRRYLIERLLGRGANGAVYLVRRGRGTELAALKIGYDAVDLQSEINVLTSLDAHQNKSDRRMRSSASRPFLLDVDDCKLGKMDVQFYVMRYVEGVTLQQYMEKNGPEWLGLIGYRLLQKLSDLHEAGYVFGDLKPENIMVSSYGQVELVDYGGVSRIGRSVKQFTERYDRGYWNAGSRTADPGYDLFAFAVLWLHVMDGARLRRQGPDQLPQVRSASDLVNLAHTHIRLKPYESWFKRAITGQFTSSKDACSEWKQAAIRSGSKISSPPIRKNTPGWLKGIFVASIILLGSTLYIILQFD; encoded by the coding sequence GTGACTACGTCGTTTAATGCAGGCTCTAGCCTCGCACCGGGTACGTGGATTGAAGGCAAATGGCATCATCGCAGGTACTTGATAGAGCGTCTGCTCGGCAGAGGTGCGAACGGCGCTGTCTACCTGGTGAGGCGAGGGCGCGGGACAGAGCTGGCTGCTTTGAAGATAGGGTATGATGCAGTGGACCTTCAATCGGAGATCAATGTACTGACATCGCTTGATGCACATCAGAATAAATCAGATCGCCGCATGCGCAGTTCAGCATCGCGGCCTTTTCTGCTCGATGTTGATGATTGCAAGCTCGGGAAGATGGACGTGCAATTCTATGTTATGCGCTATGTTGAAGGCGTTACGCTGCAGCAATATATGGAGAAGAACGGACCCGAATGGCTCGGACTGATCGGATATCGCCTACTGCAGAAGCTGTCGGATCTCCATGAGGCAGGCTATGTCTTCGGCGATTTGAAGCCCGAGAATATTATGGTCTCGTCGTACGGACAGGTCGAGCTGGTCGATTACGGCGGCGTAAGCCGAATTGGGCGAAGCGTGAAGCAATTCACTGAACGGTATGACCGGGGATATTGGAATGCGGGGTCTCGGACAGCTGATCCTGGTTATGACCTCTTTGCCTTTGCTGTGTTATGGCTGCATGTTATGGATGGCGCACGTCTGCGTCGGCAAGGACCGGATCAGCTGCCGCAAGTGCGAAGTGCAAGTGATTTGGTGAATCTGGCACATACCCATATTCGGCTTAAACCCTATGAATCGTGGTTCAAGCGGGCCATTACCGGTCAGTTCACATCCTCGAAGGATGCGTGCAGCGAATGGAAGCAGGCAGCGATTCGAAGTGGAAGCAAAATTTCATCTCCGCCGATTCGAAAGAACACGCCTGGTTGGTTAAAGGGAATATTCGTCGCCTCGATTATTCTGTTAGGCTCGACGCTTTACATCATTCTTCAATTTGATTAG
- a CDS encoding vWA domain-containing protein has translation MKQILLITDGCSNVGVSPIVAAAHAREEGITVNVVGVVDQGAIGELGAAEIAQIAKAGGGMDRIVQPHQLSQTIQMMTRKTVVQTIHQVVERELRQILHTDATHIEDLPPQQRSEVVQVMDELTETSELQVALLIDASASMKPKLQAVEEAIRDLMLSLQARQGKSEIAVFHFPGRASDETVMDLDWTQDLSGIGSLFRRLQMRGATPTGPAIYKVIEFIQYDRMGGSDLGFRNQSETDGMLGDYVV, from the coding sequence GTGAAACAAATTCTATTGATTACAGACGGTTGTTCAAATGTCGGTGTAAGCCCGATTGTGGCTGCGGCGCATGCACGTGAAGAAGGAATTACGGTGAATGTCGTGGGTGTTGTCGATCAAGGTGCCATTGGAGAGCTTGGCGCGGCAGAGATTGCCCAGATTGCCAAAGCAGGCGGCGGGATGGACCGGATCGTTCAGCCCCATCAGTTGTCTCAGACCATCCAGATGATGACGAGGAAGACTGTCGTGCAGACGATTCACCAGGTAGTCGAGCGTGAGCTGCGGCAAATTCTGCACACGGATGCGACCCATATTGAAGATTTACCACCGCAACAGCGGTCTGAGGTTGTGCAGGTCATGGATGAGTTGACCGAGACAAGTGAACTGCAGGTGGCGCTGCTAATTGATGCTAGTGCGAGTATGAAGCCGAAGCTGCAGGCGGTTGAAGAAGCGATTCGCGATCTCATGCTGAGTCTGCAGGCGCGCCAAGGGAAGAGCGAGATCGCCGTATTCCATTTTCCAGGCCGGGCTTCTGACGAGACGGTTATGGATCTGGACTGGACGCAAGATTTGTCCGGCATAGGATCATTATTCCGACGATTGCAGATGCGCGGAGCGACACCGACGGGGCCGGCGATCTATAAGGTGATCGAATTCATTCAATATGATAGAATGGGTGGAAGCGATCTTGGATTTCGCAATCAGTCAGAAACGGATGGGATGTTAGGTGACTACGTCGTTTAA
- a CDS encoding tetratricopeptide repeat protein produces the protein MLSKFFLFSFLLYITRNPIIAIILLLVILYVLDRRYVGLTPSLFKPFSRNRRMARLKDELRANPHASTSRFELARLYMAQKKYQEAYSHLEQIERAMEESADYHFEVGVCHLKLGRMEAGETHMHRALALNPRVGYGDPYLHLAEAYRTTQPEKAIAMLEQFRQVNSSSCEAYYRLGQLYEQLGRAEDARSAYRETLEIYRSLPKYNKRKQRRWAILARFKG, from the coding sequence TTGTTATCGAAATTTTTCTTGTTCTCGTTCTTACTCTATATTACACGGAATCCGATTATCGCCATTATACTTCTCCTTGTGATCCTCTATGTGCTCGATCGGCGTTATGTCGGACTTACACCAAGCTTGTTCAAGCCGTTCAGCCGGAATCGCCGCATGGCGAGGTTGAAGGATGAGCTGCGGGCGAATCCGCATGCTTCGACATCGCGTTTTGAGCTCGCTAGATTATACATGGCACAGAAGAAATACCAGGAAGCATACAGTCATCTCGAGCAAATCGAACGCGCAATGGAGGAGTCGGCAGATTATCATTTTGAAGTCGGCGTATGTCACTTGAAGCTAGGGCGAATGGAAGCGGGAGAGACGCATATGCACCGAGCTCTCGCATTGAATCCTCGTGTCGGATATGGGGATCCTTACTTGCATCTTGCCGAGGCATACCGTACGACGCAGCCAGAGAAGGCCATTGCGATGCTGGAACAATTTCGTCAGGTGAATTCTTCCTCTTGTGAAGCCTACTATCGGTTAGGGCAGCTCTACGAGCAGCTGGGCCGCGCGGAGGATGCGCGAAGTGCCTATCGTGAGACTTTGGAAATCTATCGTTCCTTGCCGAAGTATAATAAGCGGAAGCAGCGGCGCTGGGCCATTCTAGCACGATTCAAGGGCTGA
- the spoIIE gene encoding stage II sporulation protein E: MTRAYEGIAVRKWTIVLTGMGFLLGKAMILNELAPFAVAYFAVIYMLRRDLSGWLALALLAGNYFSAEPGIWALAAQMLLVLLIQRGIEAYNRPESSYMPIIVFSSMMLVRLFELVIGNQISWYTILMAVMDGGLSFVLTIVFMQALPILTRVRKQTALKNEEIICLIILLASVMTGAVGFTIYGLSPDHIFSRYLILLFAFVGGAPLGASVGVVTGLILSLADLHAIYQMSLLAFAGMLAGMLREGKRWWVAGGMLLGSSILVIYLGTTTEVIMSTSETVAAIVLFLLTPKSMITMIAKYVPGTQEHASTQHEYARRIRDMTAERVNQFSEVFRQLARSFGQVASSGEMVRKEEEFDHFINTVTTQTCSNCYRKDQCWEGRFHQTYSFMTDMMTAIEDNPKLKKEDLPGSWLKLCSKTDQVMEAMKGQYDLYKNDLHWKRQIIDSRQFVAEQLSGVSQVMDSLVREIQREGAALHKQEEQIRTMLEELGLPIQDIDIISLDVGQIEIEIVHTFRRGHDECRKIIAPVLSDILGEHIVVASERFGAADGGKDGVVMVTFGSAKAFDIDTGVASAAKGGSALSGDSYSTVELGNGKFAVAISDGMGNGERAQLESSTALSILERLLQSGMDEQMAIKSVNSVLLLRSAEEVFATVDMAIIDQYTAKTTFMKIGSTPSFIIRKNEVISISASNLPIGILQDIEVDLLTVQLEPGDTLVMMTDGIYDAPGHAVNKELWMKRILQEMKSEDPQTIADSLLEMVVRWHHGSISDDMTVVVSRIERHIPEWSTVHWPGSTRLERPRTVS; encoded by the coding sequence ATGACTCGGGCTTATGAAGGGATCGCCGTTCGCAAATGGACGATTGTATTGACAGGTATGGGCTTCCTGCTCGGGAAAGCAATGATACTTAATGAACTTGCGCCGTTCGCGGTAGCGTATTTCGCAGTGATCTATATGCTAAGGCGTGATCTTAGCGGCTGGCTCGCACTTGCGCTGCTCGCTGGCAATTACTTCTCGGCCGAACCAGGGATATGGGCATTGGCTGCACAAATGCTTCTTGTTCTCCTCATTCAACGGGGAATTGAAGCGTATAATCGACCGGAATCCTCTTATATGCCTATAATCGTATTCTCATCCATGATGCTCGTCCGGTTGTTCGAGCTTGTGATCGGCAATCAAATATCATGGTATACGATTCTGATGGCGGTGATGGATGGAGGATTAAGCTTTGTTCTGACGATTGTGTTTATGCAGGCACTGCCGATTCTGACGCGCGTTCGCAAACAGACGGCGCTCAAGAACGAAGAAATTATCTGTCTGATCATCCTGCTCGCATCGGTCATGACAGGTGCTGTTGGATTTACGATCTATGGCCTGTCGCCAGATCATATCTTCTCTCGGTATCTCATTCTCTTATTCGCTTTTGTTGGCGGTGCGCCACTTGGTGCTTCCGTTGGCGTTGTGACCGGATTAATCTTAAGTCTTGCTGACTTGCATGCCATCTATCAGATGAGTCTACTTGCTTTTGCGGGAATGCTAGCTGGGATGCTGCGGGAAGGGAAGCGATGGTGGGTAGCTGGCGGCATGCTGCTCGGCTCCTCCATTCTAGTGATCTATCTCGGCACTACAACCGAGGTGATTATGTCTACGAGCGAGACGGTCGCTGCGATCGTGTTATTCCTTTTAACCCCTAAATCGATGATTACGATGATCGCCAAATATGTGCCTGGCACGCAGGAACATGCCTCTACGCAGCATGAATATGCGCGGCGGATTCGAGATATGACTGCTGAGCGCGTGAATCAATTCTCGGAGGTGTTCCGCCAGCTGGCAAGAAGCTTCGGGCAAGTCGCGAGCAGCGGGGAGATGGTACGCAAAGAGGAAGAGTTCGATCATTTTATTAATACTGTCACGACACAGACATGTTCTAATTGTTATCGCAAAGATCAATGCTGGGAGGGGAGATTTCACCAGACCTACTCGTTTATGACCGACATGATGACGGCAATCGAAGACAACCCTAAGCTGAAGAAGGAGGATCTACCGGGGTCATGGCTGAAGCTGTGCAGTAAGACAGATCAAGTGATGGAGGCGATGAAGGGGCAGTACGATCTTTACAAGAATGATTTGCATTGGAAAAGACAGATCATCGACAGCCGGCAATTTGTGGCTGAGCAATTAAGCGGGGTCTCACAGGTCATGGATAGCCTCGTTCGAGAAATCCAAAGAGAAGGGGCAGCTTTGCATAAACAGGAGGAACAGATTCGAACCATGCTCGAGGAACTTGGGCTCCCGATTCAAGATATCGATATTATTAGTCTGGACGTCGGTCAGATTGAGATCGAGATTGTTCATACATTCCGAAGGGGGCACGATGAATGCCGTAAAATTATTGCACCAGTCTTGTCTGATATTCTAGGGGAGCATATTGTTGTCGCAAGCGAACGGTTCGGTGCAGCCGATGGGGGCAAAGATGGGGTGGTCATGGTCACCTTCGGCTCGGCGAAGGCATTCGACATTGATACGGGGGTGGCAAGCGCGGCGAAGGGGGGCAGCGCATTATCTGGAGACAGCTACAGCACGGTAGAGCTTGGCAATGGGAAGTTCGCGGTCGCCATCAGCGATGGTATGGGCAACGGCGAGCGCGCGCAGCTTGAGAGCAGCACGGCGCTATCTATTCTTGAACGATTGCTGCAGTCGGGGATGGATGAGCAGATGGCGATTAAATCGGTGAACTCCGTCCTGTTGTTGCGCTCTGCGGAGGAGGTGTTCGCGACCGTCGATATGGCCATTATCGATCAATATACGGCGAAGACCACCTTCATGAAGATTGGTTCGACGCCGAGCTTTATTATTCGCAAGAATGAGGTGATCTCGATCTCGGCATCTAATCTGCCGATCGGCATATTGCAGGACATCGAAGTGGATCTCCTTACGGTTCAATTGGAGCCGGGTGACACGCTGGTGATGATGACTGACGGAATCTACGACGCGCCGGGGCATGCGGTGAATAAGGAGTTGTGGATGAAACGGATACTCCAAGAGATGAAGTCAGAAGACCCACAGACGATCGCGGATTCGCTGCTGGAGATGGTCGTGCGGTGGCACCATGGAAGTATTTCGGATGATATGACGGTCGTAGTGTCGCGTATTGAGCGGCATATTCCTGAGTGGTCTACGGTGCATTGGCCGGGCTCAACTCGATTAGAACGCCCAAGGACGGTGAGCTGA